The genomic region TGCTCAAACAGCCTGTGGGTGTGGCCTCAATCATCACTCCGGTGAGCCGTAATGCTTCATCCATCTACTATCTGTCAGGGATGTCCGTCTtaggtcctggagagctacctctGTAATGCGTTTCACTTCCTGCGTAACACCTAGCctatccccctccccccacacacacagtggaactTCCCCAGTGCTATGATCACCAGGAAAGTGGGTGCTGCCCTGGCCGCGGGCTGCACCGTCGTGGTGAAACCTGCTGAGGACACACCCCTCTCTGCCCTGGCGCTCGCTGAGGTCAGTGCTTCCGTTCCCACAACAACACTCACTGTGTACTATGCCTGGGTCCCCAATAGTAAGACACTTCATTTGTCTAATTAATATGTTTACTTTTTGTGTGTGTAAAGCTGGCGAGTCAGGCCGGGATCCCTGCGGGGGTGTTTAACGTGGTGCCCTGCTCCAGAGAGAAGACCCCCTCCGTTGGGACAGTCCTCTGCACAGACCCCCTGGTGGGGAAGGTCTCCTTCACTGGATCCACTGCCACTGGCAAGGTATGGACACTGATCTAGAATGGCTTCAGAGTTAGTTTAATCAATCCTGAAAATGCAATATACATTTCATGTTCGTCTTAAATCTTGTAGGTGGATAATATTTCAATGAAAAGGCCTGTGATCTTCCTGATAACTCCTCGCTCATCCTCAGATTCTCTTGAAGCTCGCCGCCGACACCGTCAAGAGGGTTTCAATGGAGCTGGGTGGCCATGCCCCCTTCATTGTGTTTGACAGTGCAGATGTGGACAAGGCTGTGACGGGAGCCATGAACTCCAAGTTCAGGAACTCAGGACAGGTACTGGAATAGGGGTTATCTCAAAACAAATCATTTTGTGTCTACTGTGCTGTTCAAACTGTGAAGTACACCAAATCGAAATGTTGCCTGCCATTCTAAAATGGGGTGTCTGAAGTCGTGGTCTAACCTCCATGTCCCTCAATGTGCCCTTTGACCTCCGTAGACATGTGTCTGCTCCAACCGCTTCCTGGTCCAGAGTAGGATCCACGATTGCTTCATAGAGAAGTTGGGGAAAGCCATGGACGCAGAGCTCCGTCTGGGCCACGGCTCTGACCCAAACACCACCCAGGGACCCCTCATCAACGTCCGTGCCTCTGAGAAGGTAACCTGGTTCCTACTGTCAAGAGGGTGTTTGTATTATAACTATACTATACCTGTATTATCTGCATGATGTTGTATTCATGATGTTGTATTTATATTCTGATATGTTACATAACCTTATGATATCCTATGTCTCTCCCAGGTGGAGCACCAGGTAATGGATGCAGTGTCGCGGGGGGCCAAGCTGCTAAGGGGAGGGAAGCGTCTGGACGGCTCGTTCCATCAGCCCACTCTACTGGCTGATGTCACCACAGACATGCTGTGTACCAGAGAGGAAACCTTCGGTCCTCTCC from Oncorhynchus masou masou isolate Uvic2021 chromosome 29, UVic_Omas_1.1, whole genome shotgun sequence harbors:
- the LOC135520304 gene encoding succinate-semialdehyde dehydrogenase, mitochondrial-like isoform X2, producing MAMGKTDDERSVLLRKWYDLLTLNKEDLAKLITFECGKPMKESLGEIAYAAGFLEWFSEEARRVYGDVVPSAAKDRKILLLKQPVGVASIITPWNFPSAMITRKVGAALAAGCTVVVKPAEDTPLSALALAELASQAGIPAGVFNVVPCSREKTPSVGTVLCTDPLVGKVSFTGSTATGKILLKLAADTVKRVSMELGGHAPFIVFDSADVDKAVTGAMNSKFRNSGQTCVCSNRFLVQSRIHDCFIEKLGKAMDAELRLGHGSDPNTTQGPLINVRASEKVEHQVMDAVSRGAKLLRGGKRLDGSFHQPTLLADVTTDMLCTREETFGPLLPVIRFNTEEEALAIANASHVGLAGYFFSQDVSQIWRVAENLEVGMVGVNEGLLSTPEASFGGVKQSGLGREGSKYGIEEYLDVKYMCFGGLTP